The Solibacillus sp. FSL R7-0682 genome includes a window with the following:
- a CDS encoding RNA-binding S4 domain-containing protein — MRLDKFLKVSRLIKRRTLAKEVAVQGRITINDKVAKASSTVKVGDELAIRFGQKIVTARVEEIRENVKKEEALKMFTIIKEERLDKVEPEFIDDED; from the coding sequence ATGCGTTTAGATAAATTTTTGAAAGTTTCCCGATTAATTAAACGCCGTACATTAGCAAAGGAAGTTGCGGTACAGGGGCGTATTACAATTAATGATAAAGTAGCAAAAGCAAGCAGTACGGTAAAAGTAGGCGATGAGCTAGCAATTCGTTTTGGTCAAAAAATTGTGACTGCACGTGTAGAAGAAATACGTGAAAATGTTAAAAAAGAAGAAGCATTAAAAATGTTTACAATTATAAAAGAAGAACGTCTTGATAAAGTAGAGCCTGAATTTATTGACGATGAAGATTAA
- the yabP gene encoding sporulation protein YabP, giving the protein MTIHQESTRYTISSGDHLVTVRNRKRMDMTSVKSIERFDQEEFYVHTSQGHLLIRGEELRIVHLDVDKGLLTLEGEVKQLQYDESDSGLSKSFLHKLFG; this is encoded by the coding sequence ATGACAATTCATCAAGAAAGCACTCGTTACACAATTTCATCTGGCGACCATTTAGTGACGGTGCGCAATCGCAAGCGAATGGATATGACATCTGTAAAGTCAATCGAACGATTTGACCAAGAAGAATTCTACGTGCATACATCTCAAGGACATTTACTAATTCGAGGCGAGGAGCTACGCATTGTTCATTTAGATGTGGATAAGGGGCTACTTACGCTAGAAGGTGAAGTAAAGCAACTGCAATATGACGAAAGTGATAGTGGTCTATCGAAAAGCTTCCTCCATAAATTGTTTGGATGA
- the yabQ gene encoding spore cortex biosynthesis protein YabQ → MSAQLVSIIVMFISGIAVGAVIDCTRTIFYNIPFKSVRYVKTFIEWFVWLALGVCTFYLLFLIKGGQWRVVDPLAQIAGIITYEFVLQRMFRFLGRVFVTLVIKPIYFVGHLIVRFIRTVLRWIVGFFVVLTRPIYKLFKKIM, encoded by the coding sequence ATGAGCGCGCAACTTGTAAGCATTATTGTCATGTTTATAAGTGGAATCGCTGTAGGTGCAGTTATTGATTGTACAAGAACTATATTTTATAACATTCCGTTTAAAAGTGTACGCTATGTAAAAACGTTTATAGAATGGTTCGTTTGGTTGGCTTTAGGGGTATGTACGTTTTACTTATTGTTTTTAATAAAAGGCGGGCAGTGGCGTGTTGTGGATCCACTCGCCCAAATTGCAGGTATTATTACGTATGAATTTGTATTACAAAGAATGTTTCGTTTCCTAGGACGAGTATTTGTGACACTAGTTATTAAGCCCATTTATTTTGTTGGGCATTTAATTGTTCGATTTATACGCACGGTCCTACGTTGGATTGTTGGGTTTTTCGTAGTGTTAACACGTCCAATTTACAAACTTTTCAAGAAAATTATGTAA
- a CDS encoding FtsB family cell division protein, with protein MVRRKSHEELHTRNVQSLNNDYVRSNPQAKKQYKARQAVLRRRRMAIFFILAAIVITGLVQANEVQKERLAAKEDQKAIVTEKLNETLEQQEMLNLQIAKLEDDEYIAKLARKEFFLSEEGEIIFTIPKTTEKNDEEDKE; from the coding sequence ATGGTACGAAGAAAATCACATGAAGAGCTACATACCCGCAATGTTCAGTCTTTGAATAACGACTATGTCCGCTCGAATCCGCAAGCAAAAAAACAATATAAAGCAAGACAAGCAGTTTTACGTCGTAGAAGAATGGCTATCTTTTTCATTTTAGCAGCAATAGTGATTACGGGATTGGTACAAGCAAACGAAGTACAAAAAGAGCGACTAGCTGCAAAAGAAGACCAGAAGGCCATTGTAACAGAAAAGCTTAATGAAACATTAGAGCAGCAAGAAATGCTTAACTTGCAAATTGCCAAGTTAGAAGATGATGAATATATCGCTAAATTAGCGCGTAAGGAATTTTTCTTATCCGAAGAAGGCGAGATTATCTTCACAATTCCTAAAACAACAGAAAAAAATGATGAGGAAGACAAGGAATAG
- a CDS encoding S1 domain-containing RNA-binding protein, which translates to MSIEVGSKVQGKVTGITNFGAFVELPDGKTGLVHISEVADNYVKDINEHLKVGDEVEVKVMNVEADGKIGLSIRKAKPQAERPERPQRPRRENNRSNDRNDRQPKESFEQKMARFLKDSDERLTTLKRATESKRGGRGARRG; encoded by the coding sequence ATGTCAATTGAAGTAGGCAGCAAGGTACAAGGTAAGGTAACAGGCATCACAAATTTTGGCGCATTCGTTGAACTTCCAGATGGTAAGACAGGTTTAGTTCACATTAGTGAAGTAGCAGATAACTATGTAAAAGATATTAATGAGCATCTTAAAGTAGGCGATGAAGTCGAAGTTAAAGTGATGAATGTTGAAGCGGATGGGAAGATTGGTCTTTCAATTCGTAAAGCAAAGCCTCAAGCTGAGCGACCAGAGCGTCCGCAGCGTCCTCGTCGTGAAAATAATCGTTCAAACGATCGTAATGATCGCCAACCAAAGGAAAGCTTTGAACAAAAGATGGCACGTTTCTTAAAAGATAGCGACGAGCGATTAACAACATTAAAACGTGCAACAGAATCTAAGCGCGGTGGCCGAGGAGCTCGCAGAGGTTAA
- a CDS encoding sodium:potassium antiporter, which translates to MVQNFTYLAFLCGISMLLIVGGVVLTKLPVMLQTIMIFIGLVGGVFCFITLIRVLIKHNTEGTKKE; encoded by the coding sequence TTGGTACAAAACTTTACATACCTAGCTTTTCTATGCGGAATAAGCATGCTATTAATTGTTGGGGGCGTTGTTTTAACAAAGTTGCCAGTAATGCTTCAAACGATTATGATCTTTATTGGCTTAGTTGGCGGAGTTTTTTGCTTCATTACTCTAATTCGCGTACTTATAAAGCATAATACTGAAGGTACAAAAAAAGAATGA
- a CDS encoding SpoIIE family protein phosphatase has protein sequence MATVNGESEFQSFYLNSTTLQAKKIKSIVTGIILFIAFCFAQATFFEVIAPLFLPFWLIVRSKFQSFQTVALIGGFAGTLFLGVGQGVILLLEIILVEGFLRFKYLRMSPYVAVLIAIGIVQIAWQTVAHGGIPPFLILFYVFNECFFSMVMLFFMNQFFVPLQEIENYHWSKEKAVALFVVMAGVVIGMQNLTLFYFSLPFILMHLLICVVAAVTTVGATVVFTLSLGFIIGMANLSFTSMMILYACTGLITGLMQSTGRYGIALFSLFPSVFFFFYDATLPIDSVYFLSILTGTIGFLFFPQTQLDQLQRYFNKHSNHQIVVNNNELATEHLKQFQQFVSFMKGLVFDRFTQEIQANQKKESFIICSSCFRYEQCWGERREMEKTVENWQMARRSSKPLEWIRAEEQVKGRCIKSAKLLEELESALHKENMERQFYHGKKMIALQLRDLSHHLEQLLDVRQNEIEITEMDDYVQEFLKEHQINCVRIEWIKTDIGARELICSIADERESHIVIRQVEQLLLELLHEPMQGSQIQQIETPFFYRQLRFRSAIRYQLEYDIYKHSQGQQMVSGDSYSVFAIHPGLMAIMLSDGMGTSYAAQQESSRLIQMMQECISYNMDPETAMHTMHYVQSLKKDTDMYATMDFALVDLQLGDLWCWKAGSMTTYVLRGGDLFKIESKSAPIGFLPDFAVDTEMFSLLSEDTILMISDGLFSSNESWELQEQLFIQLIRQGIKKGNSIQVVLYDVMAQFKERHPVNDDCTVMLFRLQHVATQWSVFRPAYQ, from the coding sequence ATGGCAACAGTAAACGGAGAATCAGAATTCCAGTCCTTCTACTTAAATTCGACCACGTTACAGGCAAAAAAAATAAAAAGTATTGTTACTGGAATTATATTATTTATAGCATTTTGTTTTGCGCAAGCAACCTTTTTTGAAGTTATTGCCCCATTATTTCTTCCGTTTTGGTTAATTGTTCGTTCTAAGTTTCAATCATTTCAAACAGTCGCATTAATTGGCGGATTTGCAGGAACATTATTTTTAGGGGTAGGACAAGGAGTCATTTTGTTGCTCGAGATTATACTAGTTGAAGGCTTTTTACGCTTTAAATACTTGCGAATGTCCCCCTATGTAGCGGTCCTTATAGCGATTGGTATTGTACAAATAGCATGGCAAACAGTCGCACATGGAGGAATTCCACCTTTTTTAATTTTATTTTACGTATTTAACGAATGTTTTTTTTCAATGGTTATGTTGTTTTTTATGAACCAGTTTTTTGTGCCACTACAAGAAATAGAAAACTATCATTGGTCTAAGGAGAAGGCAGTAGCTCTTTTTGTAGTAATGGCAGGGGTTGTTATTGGGATGCAAAATTTGACGCTATTTTATTTCTCTTTACCATTTATATTGATGCATCTTTTAATATGTGTAGTAGCAGCGGTAACAACAGTAGGAGCGACTGTCGTTTTTACGCTGTCACTAGGGTTTATTATAGGTATGGCAAATTTATCCTTTACAAGCATGATGATTTTATATGCATGTACAGGGTTAATAACGGGCTTAATGCAATCAACGGGCCGTTATGGAATAGCGCTATTTAGTTTGTTTCCAAGTGTATTTTTCTTCTTTTATGATGCGACATTACCAATCGACAGTGTGTATTTTTTGTCGATTTTAACAGGGACGATCGGTTTTTTATTTTTCCCACAGACGCAATTAGATCAGCTTCAACGTTATTTTAATAAGCATTCAAACCACCAAATTGTTGTGAATAATAATGAATTAGCAACCGAGCATCTGAAGCAATTTCAGCAATTTGTATCGTTTATGAAAGGTCTTGTGTTTGACCGGTTTACACAGGAAATTCAAGCAAATCAAAAGAAAGAATCTTTCATCATTTGTTCGAGCTGTTTTCGATACGAACAATGTTGGGGGGAGCGACGTGAAATGGAAAAGACGGTAGAGAACTGGCAAATGGCACGAAGAAGTTCAAAGCCTTTAGAATGGATTCGAGCAGAAGAACAAGTGAAAGGAAGATGCATTAAATCAGCAAAGCTGCTAGAAGAATTAGAATCAGCTTTGCATAAAGAAAATATGGAAAGGCAATTTTATCATGGGAAAAAGATGATTGCCCTTCAACTACGCGATTTAAGTCATCATTTAGAGCAATTGTTGGATGTGCGACAAAATGAAATCGAAATAACTGAAATGGACGATTATGTACAGGAGTTTTTAAAGGAGCACCAAATAAATTGCGTCCGTATAGAATGGATAAAGACAGATATTGGTGCAAGGGAGCTTATTTGTTCCATTGCAGATGAGCGTGAATCACATATCGTTATTCGACAAGTGGAGCAATTATTGCTGGAGTTATTGCATGAACCAATGCAAGGTAGTCAAATCCAACAAATTGAAACACCATTTTTTTATCGTCAATTAAGGTTTCGTTCAGCAATTCGCTATCAATTGGAGTATGATATATATAAGCACTCACAAGGGCAACAAATGGTCTCGGGTGATTCTTATAGTGTATTTGCGATTCATCCAGGCTTAATGGCCATCATGTTATCTGACGGGATGGGGACAAGTTATGCAGCACAGCAAGAGAGTAGTCGTTTAATTCAAATGATGCAAGAATGTATCTCGTACAATATGGATCCAGAAACAGCGATGCATACGATGCATTATGTACAGTCATTAAAAAAAGACACGGATATGTACGCTACGATGGACTTTGCATTGGTAGACTTACAATTAGGTGATTTATGGTGCTGGAAAGCCGGCAGTATGACAACTTACGTGCTTCGCGGTGGCGATTTGTTTAAAATAGAAAGTAAAAGTGCACCAATTGGATTTTTACCGGATTTTGCAGTGGATACAGAGATGTTTTCCTTACTTTCTGAGGATACGATATTAATGATTTCAGATGGCTTATTTTCAAGCAATGAAAGCTGGGAACTACAAGAGCAATTATTTATTCAGTTGATTCGTCAAGGAATAAAAAAGGGCAACTCCATTCAAGTGGTATTATATGATGTCATGGCTCAATTCAAAGAGCGCCATCCAGTAAATGATGATTGTACGGTCATGTTATTCCGCTTGCAGCATGTGGCAACCCAGTGGTCTGTTTTTAGACCAGCATATCAGTGA
- the tilS gene encoding tRNA lysidine(34) synthetase TilS, with amino-acid sequence MHALEHRVLAYIKQQQLISKGDRLLVACSGGVDSMALLSFLVKFQQYFEIEVAVAHVDHMLRGDVSDGDRRFVEEMGEQWGVAVFSCAIPIASYQQQEGGNSQAICRRERYRFFDEVMLKEGFTKLVTAHHADDQLESMLMALTKASSLNGLKGILPVRAFQKHFVIRPFLTVTKRDIGEYLHNEGVSYREDASNEKDTYTRNRFRHHIVPMLKKENGAVSSHAVQIAQQLAEDDLFLMELAFSRFSELFEQITQNCYKVKVSALQSEPLALQRRLILILLNYIYNDSNTIQSYALCTAILTLLETSEGSRSVDLPENFIARRQYDEVVFERKQQSAPISKQHLTLNEWHTVGAMRMFIGELAVCDEASLVKYQPVFFTASTVSFPLSVRTPKQGDRIALHGMQQKKKVSRIFIDDKIPLTKRANWPLVVDATDELLAIAAVRVNNKFSNVKSSAHDYVFIVDSNERF; translated from the coding sequence ATGCATGCATTAGAGCATCGTGTATTAGCCTATATTAAACAACAACAATTGATTTCTAAAGGGGATCGATTGCTTGTTGCTTGTTCGGGAGGCGTTGATTCTATGGCGCTTCTTTCTTTTTTGGTTAAATTTCAACAGTATTTTGAAATTGAAGTAGCCGTTGCGCACGTGGATCATATGTTGCGCGGAGATGTATCAGACGGTGATCGACGATTTGTAGAAGAAATGGGTGAGCAGTGGGGCGTAGCGGTATTTAGCTGTGCCATCCCGATTGCCTCCTATCAGCAACAAGAAGGTGGTAATTCTCAAGCGATTTGTCGGAGGGAGCGCTATCGTTTCTTTGATGAAGTGATGTTAAAAGAAGGTTTTACAAAGCTTGTAACAGCACATCATGCCGATGATCAGCTTGAGTCTATGTTAATGGCTTTGACGAAGGCGAGTTCACTTAATGGGCTAAAGGGTATTTTACCTGTTCGAGCCTTTCAAAAACATTTTGTAATTCGACCTTTTTTAACGGTTACAAAAAGAGATATTGGGGAATATTTACATAACGAGGGTGTTTCCTACCGGGAAGATGCGAGTAATGAAAAAGATACGTACACACGAAATCGATTCCGTCATCATATTGTGCCAATGCTAAAAAAGGAAAATGGTGCAGTTTCGTCTCATGCTGTACAAATTGCCCAACAGCTGGCAGAGGATGATTTGTTTTTAATGGAGCTGGCGTTTAGCCGTTTTTCAGAGCTTTTTGAACAAATTACTCAAAATTGTTATAAAGTGAAGGTTTCTGCCTTACAAAGTGAACCACTTGCTTTACAAAGAAGGCTCATTTTAATACTATTAAATTATATTTATAACGATTCAAATACGATTCAAAGCTACGCACTTTGTACGGCGATTTTAACGTTGTTAGAAACGTCAGAAGGTAGTCGTTCAGTTGATTTACCTGAGAATTTTATTGCGCGACGTCAATACGATGAAGTTGTATTTGAACGAAAGCAACAAAGCGCTCCGATTTCAAAGCAACATTTAACTTTGAATGAGTGGCATACAGTAGGGGCGATGCGTATGTTTATCGGGGAATTAGCAGTTTGTGATGAAGCTTCTCTTGTAAAGTATCAACCTGTTTTTTTCACCGCTTCTACGGTTTCGTTTCCGCTTTCTGTAAGAACCCCAAAGCAAGGAGATCGCATTGCATTACACGGCATGCAGCAAAAGAAAAAAGTTTCTCGCATTTTTATTGATGACAAGATTCCTTTAACAAAAAGAGCTAATTGGCCATTAGTAGTCGATGCTACTGACGAGCTTTTAGCAATAGCAGCTGTACGGGTAAACAATAAATTTTCTAACGTAAAGTCATCGGCACATGATTACGTGTTCATCGTCGATAGCAATGAACGTTTTTAG
- the hpt gene encoding hypoxanthine phosphoribosyltransferase produces MIQNDIEKIMITEEQIQERIKELGAQLTEEYATRFPLAVGVLKGAMPFMTDLMKRFDSYVELDFMDVTSYGNATVSSGEVKIVKDLNTSVEGRDVIIIEDIIDSGLTLSYLVDLFKYRKAKSIKIVTLLDKPSGRKVNLDADIVGFEVPDGFVVGYGLDYAEKYRNLPYIGILKPEVYSF; encoded by the coding sequence ATGATTCAAAATGATATCGAAAAAATAATGATTACCGAAGAACAAATTCAAGAGCGTATTAAGGAATTAGGAGCACAATTAACAGAAGAATATGCAACTCGTTTCCCTTTAGCTGTTGGTGTCTTAAAAGGTGCTATGCCTTTCATGACAGATTTAATGAAGCGTTTTGATTCTTACGTAGAACTGGATTTCATGGATGTAACAAGCTATGGAAATGCAACAGTTTCATCAGGCGAAGTAAAAATTGTAAAAGACTTAAACACATCTGTTGAAGGTCGCGACGTGATTATCATCGAAGATATCATTGATAGCGGTTTAACATTAAGCTACTTAGTAGACTTATTTAAATACCGTAAAGCAAAATCAATTAAGATCGTTACATTATTGGACAAGCCATCAGGTCGTAAAGTGAACTTAGATGCAGACATCGTAGGCTTCGAAGTACCAGACGGTTTCGTAGTAGGCTATGGTTTAGATTACGCAGAAAAATATCGTAACTTACCGTACATTGGGATTTTAAAACCAGAAGTATACTCATTTTAA
- the ftsH gene encoding ATP-dependent zinc metalloprotease FtsH, giving the protein MNRIFRYTIFYLLIFLVIIGIFGTFNGGKQTTEDLDYHEFFKALDSNKVDSITIQPEKGVYKIVGTMKGAKEGEEFTVNILQNDQTSVDRITKIQDGAYPGVKIMEAPQTSGFVTFLTSIIPFVIIIILFFFLLSQSQGGGNKVMNFGKSKAKLFDDSKKKVRFNDVAGADEEKQELVEVVDFLKDHRKFTDIGARIPKGILLVGPPGTGKTLLARAVAGEAGVPFFSISGSDFVEMFVGVGASRVRDLFENAKKNAPCIIFIDEIDAVGRQRGAGLGGGHDEREQTLNQLLVEMDGFGANEGIIIIAATNRPDILDKALLRPGRFDRQITVGHPDVKGREAILKVHARNKPLADTVDLAAVASRTPGFSGADLENLLNEAALVAARKNKKTINMVDIDEASDRVIAGPAKASRVYSPKEKKLVAFHEAGHVVVGLELDEADTVHKVTIVPRGQAGGYAIMLPKEERFFTTKQELLDRIAGLLGGRVAEEIVLGEVSTGAHNDFQKVTSIARAMVTEYGMSENLGAVQYGSSQGGNPFLGRDFGSDQNYSDSVAYEIDKEVQRIVDEQYARTKRILTENRDLLDLIANTLMTKETLNAQEIEHLRDHGVLPPEESVTEESTVQLSKEATPVIEKSGDASINDEVIGKPVDPTVENLPKDDQIDRPQGINEDRPKQ; this is encoded by the coding sequence ATGAATCGAATATTTCGATACACCATATTTTATTTACTAATATTTCTCGTAATCATCGGGATCTTTGGAACATTTAATGGTGGAAAACAAACAACTGAAGACCTTGATTACCATGAGTTTTTCAAGGCTTTAGATAGTAACAAGGTTGACTCGATTACGATTCAACCTGAAAAAGGTGTCTACAAAATCGTTGGAACGATGAAGGGTGCTAAAGAAGGTGAAGAATTCACCGTTAACATTCTTCAAAACGATCAAACATCGGTTGACCGTATTACAAAAATTCAAGATGGTGCTTATCCAGGCGTAAAAATTATGGAGGCACCGCAAACAAGTGGCTTTGTAACATTCCTTACAAGTATTATTCCATTTGTTATTATCATCATTTTATTCTTCTTCCTATTGAGTCAGTCTCAAGGTGGCGGTAATAAAGTAATGAACTTTGGTAAATCGAAAGCTAAGCTTTTCGACGACTCGAAGAAAAAAGTTCGCTTCAACGACGTTGCAGGTGCTGACGAAGAGAAGCAAGAGCTTGTAGAAGTTGTAGACTTCTTGAAGGATCACCGCAAATTCACGGATATCGGTGCACGTATTCCGAAAGGTATCTTACTTGTTGGTCCTCCAGGTACAGGTAAAACATTACTTGCACGTGCAGTAGCGGGTGAAGCAGGAGTACCATTCTTCTCGATTTCAGGTTCTGACTTCGTAGAAATGTTCGTAGGTGTCGGTGCGTCACGTGTTCGTGATTTATTCGAAAACGCGAAGAAAAACGCACCATGTATCATTTTCATCGATGAAATTGATGCAGTAGGTCGTCAACGTGGTGCAGGTCTTGGTGGTGGTCACGATGAGCGTGAGCAAACATTAAACCAATTACTAGTTGAAATGGATGGTTTTGGTGCAAACGAAGGTATCATTATCATCGCTGCAACTAACCGCCCAGACATTTTAGATAAGGCATTATTACGTCCTGGTCGTTTTGACCGTCAAATTACAGTTGGACACCCAGATGTAAAAGGACGTGAAGCAATTCTAAAAGTACACGCACGTAATAAGCCGCTAGCTGATACAGTTGATTTAGCAGCAGTTGCGTCACGTACACCAGGATTCTCAGGTGCCGATTTAGAAAACTTACTAAACGAAGCAGCACTTGTTGCAGCTCGTAAAAACAAAAAAACAATTAACATGGTCGATATAGACGAAGCATCTGACCGCGTAATTGCGGGTCCAGCAAAGGCAAGTCGTGTTTACTCTCCAAAAGAGAAAAAGCTAGTGGCATTCCACGAAGCTGGCCACGTTGTTGTTGGTCTAGAATTAGATGAAGCAGATACAGTTCACAAAGTAACAATCGTACCACGCGGCCAAGCGGGTGGATATGCAATTATGTTGCCGAAGGAAGAGCGCTTCTTTACGACAAAACAAGAGTTACTTGACCGTATTGCCGGCTTATTAGGTGGACGTGTTGCGGAAGAAATTGTACTTGGAGAAGTATCAACAGGTGCGCATAATGACTTCCAAAAGGTAACAAGCATTGCCCGTGCAATGGTAACAGAATATGGTATGAGTGAAAATCTTGGTGCGGTTCAATATGGATCTAGCCAAGGTGGCAACCCGTTCTTAGGTCGTGACTTCGGCTCAGACCAAAACTATTCTGATTCAGTTGCTTATGAAATCGACAAGGAAGTTCAACGTATTGTTGATGAGCAATATGCACGTACAAAACGCATCTTAACGGAAAACCGTGATTTATTAGATTTAATTGCGAATACGTTAATGACGAAAGAAACATTAAACGCGCAAGAAATCGAGCATTTACGTGATCACGGTGTACTACCTCCTGAAGAGTCGGTTACAGAAGAATCTACTGTTCAACTATCAAAAGAAGCAACTCCTGTTATTGAAAAATCAGGTGATGCATCGATTAATGATGAAGTAATCGGTAAGCCAGTAGATCCGACAGTAGAAAATTTACCAAAAGACGATCAAATTGACCGTCCACAAGGTATTAACGAAGACCGTCCAAAACAATAA
- a CDS encoding MarR family winged helix-turn-helix transcriptional regulator: protein MTSSEQLKQIILLMKTIDRQVTKQFEQQTDISMTRYELLYTLVNKGTVSQHVLKQALQIDQAAITRHLKLLEEDQFVVRSRNAQNNREVHVSITKEGRAHLTICKGGKDSFLEKLTEGFSEEELRKFYELLVRLQKNSDQCE from the coding sequence ATGACGAGTAGTGAGCAATTAAAACAAATTATTTTGCTAATGAAGACGATTGATCGACAAGTAACAAAGCAATTTGAGCAACAAACAGATATTAGCATGACACGGTATGAGCTTTTGTACACACTCGTAAATAAGGGGACCGTTTCACAGCATGTTTTGAAGCAAGCATTGCAAATTGACCAAGCAGCAATAACAAGACATTTAAAGCTTTTAGAAGAAGATCAATTTGTCGTCCGCAGTCGGAACGCACAAAACAATAGGGAAGTGCATGTAAGTATTACGAAGGAAGGACGAGCACACTTAACGATATGCAAGGGTGGAAAAGATAGCTTTTTAGAAAAACTGACAGAAGGTTTTTCGGAGGAGGAGCTACGGAAGTTTTATGAATTATTAGTCCGCCTACAAAAAAATAGTGATCAATGTGAGTAA
- a CDS encoding nitroreductase family protein encodes MTTQTQSAKELMHIRKSVRKYNEGVTIPKEVLQQLIQDAISAPSSSNMQPWRFLVIQDQEVKKELLPIANNQEQVEKCSAIIAVLGDIEMYERSEEIYNANVEKGVMSQEVADMMIANSRKLYSSLPQEVIKNIIHFDAGLVSMQMMLLAKELGYDTVPMGGFNKVEFAKYFNLPANEVPILLIAIGEAAVPAHGSTRIPAEKITRFI; translated from the coding sequence ATGACAACTCAAACTCAATCAGCAAAAGAATTAATGCACATAAGAAAATCTGTACGAAAATACAACGAGGGTGTAACAATTCCAAAGGAAGTATTACAACAACTAATTCAGGATGCAATTTCAGCACCATCTTCAAGCAATATGCAACCTTGGCGCTTTTTGGTCATCCAAGATCAAGAAGTAAAAAAAGAGTTACTTCCGATTGCCAATAACCAAGAACAAGTAGAAAAGTGCTCCGCTATTATTGCAGTATTAGGCGACATAGAAATGTATGAGCGTTCAGAAGAAATTTACAATGCAAACGTTGAAAAAGGTGTAATGTCACAAGAGGTTGCGGATATGATGATTGCAAACTCACGTAAGCTATATAGCTCGTTACCTCAAGAAGTAATCAAAAATATTATTCATTTTGACGCGGGATTAGTATCCATGCAAATGATGCTATTAGCTAAAGAACTTGGTTATGATACAGTGCCAATGGGAGGCTTTAACAAAGTAGAATTTGCGAAATACTTTAACCTACCAGCAAACGAAGTCCCAATATTATTAATTGCTATAGGAGAAGCAGCAGTACCAGCACACGGTTCTACACGAATCCCAGCTGAAAAGATTACGCGTTTCATTTAA
- a CDS encoding type III pantothenate kinase, translating into MILVMDAGNSNIILGVYEQDRLRYHWRMETDPRKTEDEYAMQIKAFFSHEGLLFEQIKGIIISSVVPPIMFSLEAMCQKYFHSAPLIVGPGVKTGLNIKYENPREVGADRIVNAVAALSEYGGKPLIIVDFGTAITYCYINEQGFYMGGAIAPGIGISTEALYARASKLPRIEIMRTEQVVGKNTIAAMQAGIFYGFIGQVEGIVGRMKAQSKVEPLVIATGGLAKLIANETQIIDVVDPFLTLRGLYIIYKRNQ; encoded by the coding sequence GTGATACTAGTAATGGATGCTGGTAATTCGAATATCATTTTAGGTGTATATGAACAAGATCGACTTCGCTACCATTGGCGGATGGAAACAGATCCACGAAAAACAGAAGACGAATATGCCATGCAAATAAAGGCTTTCTTTTCACATGAAGGTTTATTATTTGAACAAATTAAAGGAATTATTATATCCTCAGTGGTACCGCCAATCATGTTTTCCCTTGAAGCGATGTGTCAAAAATATTTCCATAGTGCACCGCTTATCGTAGGTCCAGGTGTCAAAACAGGCTTAAATATAAAATATGAAAATCCACGTGAAGTTGGAGCAGATCGTATTGTAAATGCAGTAGCTGCCCTTTCAGAATACGGAGGGAAACCACTTATTATCGTCGATTTCGGAACAGCGATTACGTATTGTTATATAAATGAACAAGGTTTTTATATGGGTGGCGCTATTGCACCGGGAATTGGTATCTCGACAGAAGCTTTATATGCACGTGCATCAAAGCTACCACGTATCGAAATTATGCGCACAGAACAAGTGGTAGGTAAAAACACAATTGCGGCAATGCAAGCAGGGATTTTTTACGGATTTATTGGCCAAGTAGAAGGTATTGTCGGTCGCATGAAGGCACAGAGTAAGGTAGAGCCCTTAGTTATTGCTACAGGTGGCTTGGCAAAATTGATTGCAAATGAGACACAAATTATTGATGTCGTTGATCCTTTTTTAACATTAAGAGGCTTATATATCATATACAAAAGAAATCAATAG